ATTTCCCCTTTGCGTTTATGAAGTACTTGCCAGATTTCCTTTGCATTTTAAATGCACCTGATTTAATTTATAATACCATGTCACCTTCCGTCAAAGTATCTCCATTTTCATCAAAAAATCAGGCTTTCTAATTATAGCTTAATTCTTTTCTTTATTAGCTAGTCCATCTACTCATTTTACTAACGTATATATTGATATCACCCAAAGGGTGACATAAAACGCTCCTTTTCACCCTAAAACACCCCCTTTAGGGTGATTGACAAGTACCTGATTACTAACTACCTTTAATACATCAAAAAACACTATAACCATGAAAACAACAGAAAAGACCTAACATAAAACTTTATCCCGATTTAATACTAAAGAAATTTCACGCCTTAGGGCCAATTATACCTACCTCATAAAAAAGGACGGCACTAGAATCTTGTCCGCCTATAGTTTAAATGTTTGCCAAGACCTCTTTGAAACGCAGGACTTCATTAGGGTGGATAGGTCTAATTTGGTGCATCGGTCATCTATAAAATCTGTAAACTAATCAGACCAAAAATCAAGCGTCCTTTTAAAGGATAACACCAAAATTACTATACCACGAAGAAAAGCACATTCACTATGATGGTACTAATAACCCCTCCTATACACGCAATATTTCTCTTAACGATGATAAATGGCATCATATAGCTCTAGTTAGAAGTGGTAGCATACTATACCTTTTTATTGATGGTGTTATTGACAACGCCACCAATAACACCACTAATAACTCTCATCTATACATTGGTCAGCGTGGAGGAGGTGTTAATAATTTTAAAGGCAAAATTGAGAATGTTCGGCTTTGGGAAACTGTATTGAGCAATGACGAAATCAAAAATGATATGCACGCCGAAATCCCTAACCTCGCCAACCTTCAGGCCACATATAATTTCAATGAGAGCGTTCCTTATGGTAATAATTCTGCCATCACCCAGGTAACCGATTTGAATACAAGTTACCATGGAACACTCCATAATTTTGCAAAAACAGGCAGTTCATCCAACTTTACTGAGGGGGGCTACGGTGTATGTAAATAAGAATGCTAGCGGTGCAGAAAACGGAAGCAGCTGGACAGATGCCTATACAGACCTACAGGATGCCTTGTCCAAAGGTAAATATGTTACCGCTTGGGTGGCAGCAGGCACCTATAAACCTACTTCTGGAACAGACCGAAACATTTCCTTTCAAATACCAGACAACGTAAAGGTATACGGAGGCTTTATCGGAAATGAAGCAAATAATTATGAACTGTATATTTTCTAATAATAGTGCAAATAGCAATGGAGGAGCCATTAGCATGTCTAGTATTGGAGGAAATTTGAGTGCACAGAT
This sequence is a window from Arcticibacterium luteifluviistationis. Protein-coding genes within it:
- a CDS encoding LamG domain-containing protein is translated as MSLNDDKWHHIALVRSGSILYLFIDGVIDNATNNTTNNSHLYIGQRGGGVNNFKGKIENVRLWETVLSNDEIKNDMHAEIPNLANLQATYNFNESVPYGNNSAITQVTDLNTSYHGTLHNFAKTGSSSNFTEGGYGVCK